The sequence below is a genomic window from Campylobacter concisus.
AATTTCTCGTGCTTAAATTCGCGCTTTATTATCGTTTTCCCGTCTATTACGAGTTCTTGCGCCATGCGTTTAGTAGTAGCATAGATGGTCTTTATCCCGATATTTTTAGCGAAATTTATCATATTATATGTAGCGCCAAAGTCACCTTGTACTAGTAAAATATCACCAGCTTCAGCTTCAAGCATCAACTCCTTTTTATATCTGTTTAAAGCATATAGTATATTTTCATCAGATGGGCTAATGTTTGACCACGCGTCATCGGCAATATTTATAATATTTTCGACGCCAAAGATCTTTAGAGCTTGACTTTTCTGCTCTTGTGTCAAGCCATGACTTATAAGCACAAACATCTTTTTCATTACTCTTCCTTTTTAAATTTTATCTATACAAAACAAGACAAGATACTATCTGGCTTTTTGGACACAATATGACAAAAAAATATAAACAGCCTGAGAATTTATAGACTATGTCGTAAACCAGCCATCTTTGAGAAGCAAGAGCTCTTTGTCTAGCTTATGTCGTTCTTAAATTTCTTTTGGATTTTTGATTTGCGAACTTTTTTAGCTGAAATTTGACCCTTTTTAGCTAAAATCTCGCGAAATAGGTTCGCAAATCTAGTTTTTTCAAAATATCTCTCATACATTTGCGAACTTTTAGTTATGGCTAAGTTTAGGATAGCCTATTTTAGGACCTTGCGAAACTTATATACCGCTTAAAGTTCGCAAATCTATAAAATTTGAAATTTTTAAAAGAGATTTGCGAACTTTTTTAAGATGACAAATGCCTAAATTTATGGGTTCTTTCACTTATCATTGTTAATTTTATGGAGTTAGTATTTTTAAATACCTATACATTTGCGAACTTTTTTGAGCTTTTCACGAATTTTAGGTATCTTTAAAGCCAGTTTCTTAAATAATTTTGCTAATTTTTCCTTTGCAAAAATAGTCTTTTAGGCTATTTAAACAAATTTGACCCGATCAAGGGGATTGAAACACAGCAAATAATGTTTGCTCAAATTGTGTAAATCTGTCGTATTTAAACAAATTTGACCCGCTCAAGGGGATTGAAACAATTTTTCACTTTGAGTTCTATGTTTCCATGTAAACTCACATTTAAACAAATTTGACCCGATCTAGGGGATTGAAACATTAGCACGACTACCGCCATATTGTATGGTCTTGTTTCATTTAAACAAATTTGACCCGATCAAGGGGATTGAAACATGTTTGTCATATTTGGGTTATCCCACTGGTCGCACTTACGTATTTAAACAAATTTGACCCGATCAAGGGGGCTAAATTCCATAATCCATATATAAATTTAGGCCATTTCACATACATAAAAAGTTGTATTTTATTTTTGAGACGTATTATGATAATAGTGCCATCTATCAAAAGAAACACCAATCTACAAGCAAGAATTGTAAAGTCAAAAAAGATCTATATAAGAAAGCAAAAGCATTCAAATTGTCCTAAGCTCAAATAGTCTATTACCAAGAAACACTATGATGCCTACTCAAATGTGGTCCAGTATCTCTATCCGTTTCAAGTGTTTTAAGTGGATTAGCCAAAATAGTATCTAGCAAAGATAGAGTCTAGTCGTCAGCACTTTTTATCGTAAAAAGTATTTTTCGCAATTATTTTTTACACCAGTGATATTATCATTTATAATAACTTTTGAGCAGAAATATTTTAATGTGAGCTTGGCATTTTTAAAAAGGTAGTTTTTATCTTAATATTTAACGTCTAAAAATAGGTGCCATATTGGGTGCCATCTACTTAAGCATTATTAGCAATTTTAATAAACTTATATAAAATTTAAAATAACGTATTTTAGGGATTTATAAACCAAAATAAATCTTAAGAAATACTTAGTAGTTCGATTCTGCCTCTAACCACCATTAACCTTTCCTTAAACATCAATCATTTTTCTCTTGGTTCTATTAAATTTCGTATTTACAAGACTTCTAGGTTATTTATAAAATTTAAATAAATTTTTATTATTAATAAATTTAAAATATAACAATGCTATTTTCATTTTATATATTCTAAGACAAATAAAAATTTCAAGATCAAATAAAAAATTTGTAGGAGATAATCTTATAAAAATTTATCCTAAATAAGCCTTATTAATCAAAATGTTATATTTGTATCAAATCATCCTTAAAATATAAGTTTAATCTAAATCCATAAGAGATATAATCTTGATTAAATTTATATTAACTTAGGAGGTTTCATGGATTTTCTCATGAATTTAAGTGAAGGCATGCAGTTTGCTATTCAGCTTCTCATCGTCCTTATCTGTTTGTTCTACGGAGCTAAAAAAGGCGGTATCGCACTTGGTATGCTAGGCGGTATCGGTCTTATAGTCCTCGTTTTTGGATTTAATATCGAGCCTGGTAAGCCAGCTATTGATGTTATGCTAACTATCCTTGCTGTTGTTGTGGCAAGTGCTACGCTTCAAGCTAGTGGTGGTCTTGATGTTATGCTTCAAATAGCAGAAACCATACTTAGAAAAAATCCAAAATATGTAAGTATCTTGGCTCCTTTTGTAACATGTACGCTTACTATTTTATGCGGTACTGGACACGTTGTTTATACCGTGCTTCCTATCGTTTATGATATTGCTATCAAAAATGGCATCCGCCCAGAGCGACCAATGGCAGCAAGCTCGATAGCCTCACAAATGGGCATCATCGCAAGCCCAGTTTCAGTTGCTGTTGTAACTCTTACAAGCTTTCTTATTAATGCTAAAACTCACTTAGCTGGCTTTGATGGATATTTAGATCTTTTAAAGATTACGATTCCATCAACATTTTGTGGCGTTTTAGCGGTAGGAATTTTTAGCTGGTTTAGAGGTAAAGATCTTGATAAAGACGAAGTATTCCAAGCAAAGCTTCAAGATCCTGAGTTTAAAAAATATGTTTATGGCGATAGTGCGACACTTTTAGGCAAAAAGCTTCCTGGCTATCAGTGGGCTGCGATGTGGATATTTTTAGGCTCTATTCTTGTAGTTGCGCTTCTTGGATATTTTAAAGATCTTCGCCCAAGCTGGACTACTTACAAAGACGCAACAGTCGTTCAAGTAATAGCTAACCTTCCAACTGAGCAAAAAGTCTTAAAAACCTTAAAAATAAAAGACGCTAGCATCCAAACAGAGGCGGCTGAGTTAAAAGTAGCAAACGATAAGCTAAATGCTAATCAAAAAGCTCAATCAGTCAAAATCATCGGCAAAGATGCAAATCAAACTCTTACTCGCACGGCTGATGGCGCAGTAACATATATAAATGAAAAAGGCGCAAAAGAAGAATTTCAAGGTGCTTACATCAATATAAGCAACAAACAAGCATCTTCAAAAAGCCTAAGTATGGTTCATGTTATCCAAATTTTCATGCTTTTAACTGGCGCTATCATTTTAATCTTTACACCAACAGATGCTAGCAAGATCGGTAAAAACGAGATATTTAGATCAGGTATGATTGCTCTTGTTGCAGTTTTTGGTATCTCTTGGATGGCTGAGACTATGTTTGCAGTGCACACTCCTATGATGAAAGAGGCACTAGGAAGCATTGTAAAAGAGCATCCTTGGACTTATGCGGTTATGCTTTTGATTATCTCAAAATTTGTAAATTCTCAAGCTGCAGCTTTGGTTGCATTTGTGCCATTAGCATTAAATATCGATGTTAATCCTGCTATCATTCTAGCTTTTGCGCCAGCTTGCTACGGATACTACATCCTACCAACATATCCAAGCGACCTTGCAGCTATTCAGTTTGATAGAAGTGGTACGACACATATTGGTAAATTTGTTATCAATCACAGCTTTATCATTCCGGGTCTTATTGGTGTTATATCCTCTTGTATATTTGGCTATATTTTTGCAACTGCTTTTGGATATCTATAATAGATAAATTCTCTTGCTGCTAGTAATTTCTAGTGGCAAGAGTAGAAATTTATCAAAGCTTATCTTTAAATTTTTGTTTATTGCTCATATAAACGAAGCTTAACACTTCGGCCACGGCCCTAAAAAGATGTGCTGGTATCGTATCATCGACTTCACAAATTTTATAAAGCTCTCTTGCGAGTGGTGGATTTTCATAAATTTGCACACCATTTTCAACGGCTATTTTTTTGATTTGCAGTGCTAAAAAATCGACACCTTTAGCAAGTATTATCGGCGCCTCGTCGCGACTTTTATCATATCTTATCGCCACGGCGTAGTGAGTAGGGTTTGTGATGACTACGTCAGCTTGTGGGATATTTTGCATCATTCGACGCTTGGCTGCACGCATTTGTGCTTGACGAATTCTGCCCTTAACTTGTGGATCTCCTTCCATTTGCTTATACTCATCTTTTATCTCTTGCTTGCTCATACGAAGGTCTTTAAAGTATTGAAAACGCACAATGAGAAGGTCGATAAGTCCGATCACGAAAAGTATAAAAAGCATGACACTAACAAGAATGATGAGCTTTTCTTTTAGCCAAGCAAGCTGATCAAACATAGAAAAAAAGAGCGTGTGTGGCAACTCCTTTATAAACTGCAAGAAAAAATAAAATCCAACTCCAAAGACGATGCTAACTTTTAGTACGATTTTGATGCTATCTATCACTTTTTTCATCGAGAATAAATTTTTTAGTCCCTTTAGTGGATTTATCTTGCCAAAATTTGGCATTATAGGTTTTGTGGTAAAGATAAATCCAAACTGCATTACATTTGCGATGACACCAGCGATCGCCACACAGATACAAACCGGAAGTATCATAAGAAGCGACCTTGCAAAGGTATTTACGACGATCATTTTTACAGTTGGCAAGGTAAGTGGCTGACCGATAAATTTTGAGTAATAGATATAAAGTGAGATGATCTGTTCTTTCATAAAATTTAGCATTGCAAGTAGTACGCCAATAGCGATGACAAGGGTCACGAACCCAGCCAGGTCCTGACTTTTGGGAACGTTGCCGTCTTTTTTGGCATCTTCTATCTTTTTGGGAGTCGCTTCTTCGGTTTTTTCCTGATCTTCGCCTGCCATTATTATCCTGAGTTTGGTTAAATTTTGGAGATTATATCTAAAGCGAGGTTAAATTGAAGTATTTCTTATGTAGTCAAGCTATAGTAAATCTTATACAAAGTAGACTAATAATTAATACTATTCAATAAAAATAAATAAGATATATCTTATCTTGAATAACTAAAACTACTTAAAAATAATTTCTAATAAATAATAAAATTTATTTATATTTAACTATAAAACATTATAATTATGATCTAACTCTATTTTTAAAGGAGCATTTAATGAAAATTAAGTCAGTTTTGTTGGGTTTTGTTGCGTTAGCGACGGCGCTAAACGCTCAAAATTTGATCCAAGACGCGCTAGATGTGGGTCTAGTCGCTATCCCTAGCGATCCAAAGGCGCTAACCAAAGCGATAAACGAAGCTTCTCCAGATGCTGAGAAATATCCAACCACTATGGCTGCTTACGAGCTTGGTAAGAGGCTTTATTTTGATCCGAGATTATCAAAATCCGGCATTATCAGCTGCAACACCTGTCACAACTTGGGCTTAGGCGGAGCGGACGGCGTACCTGCATCTACAGGTCACAAATGGACCCCAAACCCTCATCACGTAAATGCTCCGACGGTTTACAACTCCGTATTTAACTCGGTGCAGTTTTGGGATGGACGCGCCGCTCACCTAGCCGCTCAGGCTGCCGGCCCGATGACTGCGATGCCGGAGATGGCTTCTACTCCGGAGCTTGTCGAGCAAAGGCTAAAATCGATCCCAGCGTATGTGAGCGAGTTTAAGGCCGCGTTTAATAGCGACGTGAGCTTTGAGCTGGTAACGACGGCCATAGGTATCTTTGAAAGAACGCTCGTAACTCCGTCTAGATTCGATAAATTTTTAGAAGGCGACGAGACTGCGCTAAACGGCGCTGAGAAAAAAGGACTAAAAACCTTCATCGACAAGGGTTGCGCTACATGCCATAACGGCATAAATTTGGGCGGTACTTTACAGCCGTTTGAGGTTGCGGGCAAATATGAATTTGCAAATTTGGGCGACTTTAAAGGCGATGCAAACGGTCTAGTAAAAGCTCCTACGTTACGCAACATCGAGCTAACGGCTCCGTATTTTCACAACGGTGCAGTTTGGTCGCTAAAAGATGCCGTCAAAATGATGGGTAGCGTACAGCTAGGTATCGAGATAAATGACAAAGAAGCCGCCGATATCGTGACGTTTTTAAATTCGCTAACAGGCAAAATGCCTAAAGTCGAATATCCGTCCTTCCCTGCATCTACCGAAAAGACCCCAAAACCGGAGCTTGACTACTAAGCTAAACAAAAAGGCGGATAAATTTCCGCCCCATTCAACTTAAATTTATAAATTTTTGGGTATCATCCGTCTCTTACAACCAACAAAGCTCCCCAAGTCTTTTGAAATCCAAAAGCGCTTTTTGGTCTTACCAAATTTAGAAAGGTAGAGTATGTCAAAATACGCTATATTTAAGCATGGCGGTAAGCAATATCGTGTTAGTGAGGGCGAGTACCTTAAGCTAGACCACTTTAGTGCTGAAGCTAAATCAACCGTTGAGATTACAGAAGTTTTGGCTGTAAATGACGGCGAAGTAAAGGTAGGTGCGCCATTTGTGAAGGGTGCAAAAGTTGTTCTTGAGGTCGTTAATGAAGGCAAAGACAAAAAAGTAGTTATCTACAAAAAACGCAGACGTAAAGACTCAAAACTAAAACGCGGCTTTAGAAGACAATTTACACGTGTAAAAGTCGTAAGTATCGCAGCTTAAGGAGATAAGATATGGCACACAAAAAAGGTCAAGGTTCAACCCAAAATAACCGTGATAGTATCGGACGCCGATTAGGTGTTAAAAAATTTGGTGGTGAGTTCGTTCGTGCTGGAAATATAATCATCCGCCAAAGAGGAACAGCAACTCACGCTGGAAATAACGTAGGTCTTGGTAAAGACCATACAATTTTTGCATTAGTCGATGGCTTTGTAAAATTTGAAAGACTTGATAAAAATAGAAAAAAAGTATCTGTTTATCCAGCTGCATAATCTCAGGGGCAATCGCCCCTTTCTTTCTTAAAATTATTCAAAAATTAAAATTTTTATTTAGTGTTTAGAATTTTTCAAATAGCTGTTTGAGAGAAATTTTAAATCAATCACAACTCTATATTTCGAGCTTCATGGTGTTTATATTTGCTTTATTTTAATCAAGATATCACGATTTAATTTCAGTAAAGTTGGATATAATCCAAATAAAAAATTTAAGGTAAAAAATGTTTATAGATAGTGCAAGATTGACTCTAAGTTCGGGGCATGGTGGAGCTGGAGCTGTGAGTTTTCGCCGTGAAAAACACGTCATTTTAGGTGGTCCTGATGGCGGAGATGGCGGAGATGGCGGAGATGTTTATTTTGTTTGTGACAACAATACCCATACTTTAGCAAATTATAAGGGTAAAAGAGCCATGAAGGCTGGCAATGGTGAAGCTGGCATGGGCAAGCGAATGACTGGCAAAAAGGGCGAAAATTTAGAACTCATAGTCCCTCCTGGTACAGCTGTTTATGATGCACAGACAAATGAACTACTCTGTGATATAGTTAGTGAGGGTCAAAAGACGCTATTTTTAAAGGGCGGTAAAGGTGGACTCGGAAATTTTCACTTTAAAAGCTCTATCAACCAAGCTCCAGAATACGCACAAAAAGGTATGCCTGAAGAGAGTATTGAAGTAAGGCTCGAGTTAAAGCTCATTGCTGATGTTGGTTTGGTGGGCTTTCCAAATGTTGGTAAATCAACGCTTATTTCAACAGTATCAAATGCCAAACCGCAGATCGCAAACTACGAATTTACAACGCTTACGCCAAAGCTTGGACTTGTCGAGGTCGATGAGTTTAGTGGCTTTGTCATGGCCGACATCCCTGGTATCATCGAAGGGGCGAGCGATGGACGCGGTTTGGGCGTTAAATTTCTAAAACATATCGAGCGAAATAAAATTTTACTTTTTATGATAGACGGAGCAAACTACAGAAGCATGAGCGAGCAGTTTAGCGTGCTAAAAGAGGAGGTCGCTAAATTTTCAAGTGTGCTTGCTAGCAGGGACTACGCGATCGCTATCACCAGAGTCGATGCGGCAGAAAATTTAGATGAAAATATAAAAGAATTTATGAAAAGTATAAATTTAGAGCCAAATCAAGTTGGTAAATTTGTCTATAAACAAGACCTATACAGCTTTGACGCGGAAAAACCATACTTTGTTTTGCCAATCTCATCAGCGACAAACGAGAACATCGACGAGCTTAAATTTGCACTGCTTGAGCTGCTTAAAAAGGAGCTTTGAGTTGCGACTTTTTGGCACTTTGAACTTAGAAATTTAAGAAGATAAAATGAAGAAAATTTTTTGCATTATGCTATTTTGCCTTGGTGCATATAGCTGTGAGCCAGCGGATCCGGCATATATGTTTTTAGATTTTAATGACATAGATCGCGACGGAACGTTAAATTTAGATGAGTGGATGACGTGCAAGGCGCCACCAGGACTAAAAATAGCACCAGATCTATGCACTAGTGATGAATTTAAAAGGCTGGATCTTGATCGTAGTGGCAAAGTTAGCGTTAATGAGCTAAGAAATTTAGTATTGCAAAAGATTAGTTGGCAGAAAGATCCATGCGCCTCTTGGCCGCCAAGCAGCAAAAACGCAGATCAAAATAAAAGTCGTTGAAATTTAAAGGAAAGTGATGAATGTAGTTTTTATGGGGACGCCTGATTATGCTGTTAGGATACTTAGGCACATAAAAGAAGCTGGCTTTAACATAAAAGCGGTCTTTACCCAGCCTGATAAGCCAGTTGGCAGAAAGCAAATTTTAACCCCAAGCGAGGTCAAAATTTACGCGCAAAATGAGCTAGTAGGCGTGCCAGTCCTTACGCCAAATACGCTAAAAGATGAGGCGGTGGTTAGCGAGCTAAAGGCATTTGAGCCTAAATTTATCGTAGTGGCAGCTTATGGCAAAATTTTGCCTAGGAGTGTGCTTGATGTGGCAACTTGTATAAATTTACACGCTTCGATCTTGCCAAAATATAGAGGTGCTAGCCCCATTCAAAGCGCGATCCTATCAGGAGAGAAACAAACTGGCGTTACAGCTATGCTAATGGACGCTGGCCTTGACACTGGTGATATGCTGGACTTCATCTACACGCCTTGTGAGACGAAGATGTCAAGCGAGCTTTTTAGTGAGCTAGGCGAGCTTGGCGGCGAGCTAATCGTAAAAGTACTTAAGAATTTTGAAAATTTAAAGCCACAAAAACAAGACGACGCGCAGGCCTCGCACTGCAAAAAGATAAGCAAGAGTGACGGACTTTTTAGCTTTGATGAAGAGGTGGGGCAAATTTATAATAAATTTCGTGCGCTCACACCTTGGCCAGGGATTTATCTAGCAAGCGGACTAAAAATTTTATCGCTTGAGCTAAGCGAAAAAAGTGGCAAAAGCGGAGAAATTTTAAGCGTAGAAAAAGACCACGTCGTGGTTGCTTGCAAGGGTGGGGCGGTCAAAATTTACGAGCTTCAAGAGCCAAGCAAAAAGCCAACAAACGCAAAAGCATATATAAATGGTAAGCGCCTTAGCGTTGGTGATGAATTAAAATAAATTTAAAGGAGCGGTTATGAAAAATGCACTAAGTATAGCAGGGGTTGATCCAAGCGGTGGAGCCGGAGTTTTAGCTGATATAAAGGTCTTTATAGCGCACAGCGTATATGCGATGGGAGCGATCACGGCGGTCACTGCTCAAAATACAAAGGGCATATTTGGTATGCAGCTAGTTGAGCCAAAGCTCATAGAGGATCAGATCAAAGCGATATTTGATGATATAAGAGTTGATGTGATAAAAATAGGCGTTGTCCCAAGCGTTGAGATCATCAAAAGCGTCGCAAAAACGCTAAGAGAGATCAAAAATTTACCGCCAGTCGTGCTAGATCCTGTTATGAGCTGTAAAAATGGTGACATATGGCTAGAGGGCGCTGCAAAAGACGCGATCGTGGAGGAGCTTTTTCCGCTTGCGAGCGTGATCACGCCAAATATCTTTGAAGCGCGTGAAATTTTAAAGCATGAGCTAAAGGGCGAGAGTGAGCTAAAAGAGGCTTGTAAGGAGCTTTTGAAATTTGGCACAAAGAGTGTCTATCTAAAATGTGGCGAGCTTAATGGCAAGTCGCTTGATATATTTTATGATGGCAAGGAATATGAAATTTTTAGCGATGAGCGTATAAAAACGACCGCAACTCACGGCTCAGGCTGCTCGCTATCAAGTGCGATTGCTTCAAATTTAGCAAATGGCCAAAGCCTAAAAGAGAGCGTGAAAAATGCGCATGATTATATCTTTAACGCTATCAAAAATGCGGTCATCATCGGCGGTGGACAAAATCCGGTAAATCACTTCTATAAATTTAAGGTGTGATTTGAAAGTAGAGTTTTTCCAAAGTCTGCCTTCGACGCAGGAATTTTTGATAGAAGCCCTAAAAAACGGCGAGATAAAAGCTCCGTATATGGTCGTGGCGTATAATCAAACAAAAGGGGTCGGCAGTCGCGGTAACAGCTGGGAAGGGCTTGGCGGAAATTTGTTTATGTCATTTTGTATAAGCGAAGATGAGCTACCAAGCGA
It includes:
- a CDS encoding GDP-mannose dehydrogenase yields the protein MKKIFCIMLFCLGAYSCEPADPAYMFLDFNDIDRDGTLNLDEWMTCKAPPGLKIAPDLCTSDEFKRLDLDRSGKVSVNELRNLVLQKISWQKDPCASWPPSSKNADQNKSR
- a CDS encoding anaerobic C4-dicarboxylate transporter, with the translated sequence MDFLMNLSEGMQFAIQLLIVLICLFYGAKKGGIALGMLGGIGLIVLVFGFNIEPGKPAIDVMLTILAVVVASATLQASGGLDVMLQIAETILRKNPKYVSILAPFVTCTLTILCGTGHVVYTVLPIVYDIAIKNGIRPERPMAASSIASQMGIIASPVSVAVVTLTSFLINAKTHLAGFDGYLDLLKITIPSTFCGVLAVGIFSWFRGKDLDKDEVFQAKLQDPEFKKYVYGDSATLLGKKLPGYQWAAMWIFLGSILVVALLGYFKDLRPSWTTYKDATVVQVIANLPTEQKVLKTLKIKDASIQTEAAELKVANDKLNANQKAQSVKIIGKDANQTLTRTADGAVTYINEKGAKEEFQGAYINISNKQASSKSLSMVHVIQIFMLLTGAIILIFTPTDASKIGKNEIFRSGMIALVAVFGISWMAETMFAVHTPMMKEALGSIVKEHPWTYAVMLLIISKFVNSQAAALVAFVPLALNIDVNPAIILAFAPACYGYYILPTYPSDLAAIQFDRSGTTHIGKFVINHSFIIPGLIGVISSCIFGYIFATAFGYL
- the thiD gene encoding bifunctional hydroxymethylpyrimidine kinase/phosphomethylpyrimidine kinase, which translates into the protein MKNALSIAGVDPSGGAGVLADIKVFIAHSVYAMGAITAVTAQNTKGIFGMQLVEPKLIEDQIKAIFDDIRVDVIKIGVVPSVEIIKSVAKTLREIKNLPPVVLDPVMSCKNGDIWLEGAAKDAIVEELFPLASVITPNIFEAREILKHELKGESELKEACKELLKFGTKSVYLKCGELNGKSLDIFYDGKEYEIFSDERIKTTATHGSGCSLSSAIASNLANGQSLKESVKNAHDYIFNAIKNAVIIGGGQNPVNHFYKFKV
- the rplU gene encoding 50S ribosomal protein L21 — encoded protein: MSKYAIFKHGGKQYRVSEGEYLKLDHFSAEAKSTVEITEVLAVNDGEVKVGAPFVKGAKVVLEVVNEGKDKKVVIYKKRRRKDSKLKRGFRRQFTRVKVVSIAA
- the fmt gene encoding methionyl-tRNA formyltransferase, giving the protein MNVVFMGTPDYAVRILRHIKEAGFNIKAVFTQPDKPVGRKQILTPSEVKIYAQNELVGVPVLTPNTLKDEAVVSELKAFEPKFIVVAAYGKILPRSVLDVATCINLHASILPKYRGASPIQSAILSGEKQTGVTAMLMDAGLDTGDMLDFIYTPCETKMSSELFSELGELGGELIVKVLKNFENLKPQKQDDAQASHCKKISKSDGLFSFDEEVGQIYNKFRALTPWPGIYLASGLKILSLELSEKSGKSGEILSVEKDHVVVACKGGAVKIYELQEPSKKPTNAKAYINGKRLSVGDELK
- the rpmA gene encoding 50S ribosomal protein L27; amino-acid sequence: MAHKKGQGSTQNNRDSIGRRLGVKKFGGEFVRAGNIIIRQRGTATHAGNNVGLGKDHTIFALVDGFVKFERLDKNRKKVSVYPAA
- the obgE gene encoding GTPase ObgE; the protein is MFIDSARLTLSSGHGGAGAVSFRREKHVILGGPDGGDGGDGGDVYFVCDNNTHTLANYKGKRAMKAGNGEAGMGKRMTGKKGENLELIVPPGTAVYDAQTNELLCDIVSEGQKTLFLKGGKGGLGNFHFKSSINQAPEYAQKGMPEESIEVRLELKLIADVGLVGFPNVGKSTLISTVSNAKPQIANYEFTTLTPKLGLVEVDEFSGFVMADIPGIIEGASDGRGLGVKFLKHIERNKILLFMIDGANYRSMSEQFSVLKEEVAKFSSVLASRDYAIAITRVDAAENLDENIKEFMKSINLEPNQVGKFVYKQDLYSFDAEKPYFVLPISSATNENIDELKFALLELLKKEL
- the csx20 gene encoding CRISPR-associated protein Csx20, whose translation is MKKMFVLISHGLTQEQKSQALKIFGVENIINIADDAWSNISPSDENILYALNRYKKELMLEAEAGDILLVQGDFGATYNMINFAKNIGIKTIYATTKRMAQELVIDGKTIIKREFKHEKFREYL
- a CDS encoding cytochrome-c peroxidase → MKIKSVLLGFVALATALNAQNLIQDALDVGLVAIPSDPKALTKAINEASPDAEKYPTTMAAYELGKRLYFDPRLSKSGIISCNTCHNLGLGGADGVPASTGHKWTPNPHHVNAPTVYNSVFNSVQFWDGRAAHLAAQAAGPMTAMPEMASTPELVEQRLKSIPAYVSEFKAAFNSDVSFELVTTAIGIFERTLVTPSRFDKFLEGDETALNGAEKKGLKTFIDKGCATCHNGINLGGTLQPFEVAGKYEFANLGDFKGDANGLVKAPTLRNIELTAPYFHNGAVWSLKDAVKMMGSVQLGIEINDKEAADIVTFLNSLTGKMPKVEYPSFPASTEKTPKPELDY
- the flhB gene encoding flagellar biosynthesis protein FlhB, whose protein sequence is MAGEDQEKTEEATPKKIEDAKKDGNVPKSQDLAGFVTLVIAIGVLLAMLNFMKEQIISLYIYYSKFIGQPLTLPTVKMIVVNTFARSLLMILPVCICVAIAGVIANVMQFGFIFTTKPIMPNFGKINPLKGLKNLFSMKKVIDSIKIVLKVSIVFGVGFYFFLQFIKELPHTLFFSMFDQLAWLKEKLIILVSVMLFILFVIGLIDLLIVRFQYFKDLRMSKQEIKDEYKQMEGDPQVKGRIRQAQMRAAKRRMMQNIPQADVVITNPTHYAVAIRYDKSRDEAPIILAKGVDFLALQIKKIAVENGVQIYENPPLARELYKICEVDDTIPAHLFRAVAEVLSFVYMSNKQKFKDKL